The nucleotide window ATGCAGTTTCTCTGATTTGGAGCTGTGGTTGTTATTTGTTAGGTTTCTTGTTATTgctactaagttttttttactgactgactatttgaatttttacattgtttgttgttgataataattattttctgcCGTAGCAGAAGGACATGATACAAAGCAAGAGACCATTAAGCCTGGGCTTTGGCAATGCTCCATTTGCACTTATGACAACGATGAGAGTATGACTTTTTGTGATATTTGTGGTGTTGTACGCCGTTCCTTGGTTAACACTGGAACTTCCAACAGTAACAAAACAGGTAATCCAGTTAATGAagaataattttgtttgttggttgggttttttacttttgttttgtgtgacAAGCATATCTCTTTTACACTGTCTAAATTCTAAATTACTCTCTCTGCCTTTTTCAATTTGTGGTTTAGGATGTGGGGGAGGGAAAACTTCGTTGATGTGGTACATACAATTCTTTTGTCATTCTGTTTTGATATGGGAAGATGAGACTTGGAATGTAAAGTTTTTAAATTCTTCTAGCTTTACTAATATCAACACTTTAGTTTAAATCCGTGggatattttatttctatcctCCATCCCTAGAAAGATAAGCTGGGATAAAAACTTATCTGAAATTCTGGTTTGTTTATTACTTCTAAGGCTATGACATGGttgtagatgaaaaaaatagacTTGTTATTCTCACAGGGTAGGATTAGATGTGGGGAGGAAGCAAATCAAGAATGAAGCTAGGCTTTCCTGTCTCTCTGTTTGTTAGAAATGGCAACTGCCATAAAATGGCCATATGAAAGAGTCTAAAAGAATGAAGCATGATGTTGTATATCAAGAATGAAGCCATGCTTTCCTGTCTCTCTGTTTGACTATCATGATGCTGTATATCTTGTTCATAGAGCACCCTTGAGTGGATTTGAGTGCAGTTCAGTTTAGATGGCTATTGTAGGAAGAAACACCAAACTGTGAGCTGTGTTAGGAATATGGACAGAATACTCCTTATAAGAATTTGGCAATCCTCCTCCCTTGACTAGCTTTTGGAAGTGAGTTAGGACTAATCCATTTCTAATATGGTACAAGAGCCTATTCAGTATTAATGTTGGGTCACCCACAAATGTTTAGTCTTGCAAACCTCACATTCTAGACATCCTGTACTGGGCGTGATGTGTGTCTGTTAAGATGTCCTACATTGAATAGGAATATGGCTAAAATACTCCTTATAAGACTTGGGAAATCCTATTCTTCTGAGCTAGTTTTTGAGAGTGAACTAGACCCTGTCCATTTTTAATTAACTGTACCATAGTTTTCTtgacaataacaaaataatgaccagcaaattataataattgagCTAAATTGATAAACAATACTGGCTCTGGTATTAGTTATTGTTTGGTTTTAACAACTTGGAGGGAATTCAACTCTGTTCCTGAAAACTGATCATTTTGCATCATCCAGATACAAAAAacgaaaaatattaaactgttaCAAACCTAGAATTAGGAAtggggaagaaaagaaatattttattgaatagtATGAAAAGAACAAGGAATAGCCAAATAGAAAGAGCAATCTCACCTCCAAGGGTTTCGGTTTCCGCTTCACAAAGACTAATGCTCAATTTACAAATGATGCCTGATAGAATGAAAGCTTTCCCCTTACATTCTCCTATTTATTTAACTCACTAACCTCTAATTATCTAATCAATAGGCACATGATTTCTCAGTGTTTCTGGTTGTTTGGCAATCTgccaatttatctttttatgtaaggttaaataataataatttgctGATAAAAGGCGTAGCAGGAGGATGAGGAATCATCAATGAaggaaaagaataatttaatctttttgcaaatctgatAAAAGGAGAAAATGGGGAGGGAGGAGAGTCAAAGAATATGAGAACATGTATCTGGCTGCATAGTGTTAGGTTTACAACAATGGCCATGATATTCCTATAACCTATTGAACAATGTCTTTGGTGCAGTTGAAGACATAAGCAAAAGTCCTGGAGCATCCAAGTTGGCCAGGTCTCTTTTTCAATCATTACAACAACAGATTCCCAAAGAGATTGTATTATTTCCAAAGCCAGATGATGGTTTTCTGACAGATGACAGTAACTTCTACAAGCTTGAAAATGTCCGAGGAGAATTTCATGAAATTCATAAGGCTTTTAGTACTCAAAGCCATCCACATTTAAACATAGGTCTTCACAAGTTTTGATTCAGGATTTGCATGTGACTAGTTTGAACAGTTTCTTCTAAATTTGACATTTGAATGTTATGCAATGCAATTATAATTAGAGCAAATGGTCTTATTAGTTGAAGATTAGAGTTTGTTTAATGAGTAATGACATATCATGATTTAGTCTCTGCAAGTTGTAACTCCTTGCACACGTGAGCAAATTACGTATTTATTCCTTTTGAAATAATAGTTATAAAACCATGCTTTTCTTTGTATACAGATCCTTTCAAGTTTGATGTTCCATCCCCAGATGATGTGGTTTATACTGGCCTACGTTCTTCCAAAACGGGTTTGAAAGGTATGCTTCCCTCAACAAATAATTTGCCTCTAGAGCTCAAGTTGGAGAAAATGTGTTTAATAGTTGAGAGAGCTACTAACCATCATTGTGGTTCACTTCAATATTTTCCAAAAACTTTCAATCCCTTCCCCCACAATATGTTTCCTACTAGCTGTTCAATTTCAATATGTTTCCTATTAAAGTTGTGTCCTTGAATCACCCTCGAAAAGATTTCTAATTTCTAATTCTTGGAGGTTGTTTTAAGTCCAATGGCAGGAAGCTTTCATTGATTCTGATAGTCAAAGTAATTGGAAATATCTCAAGCCCAAACTGGGATTTCTAACAAAATCTTTATCACGGTAGCTTTcacccaaaaatgaaaaaatatttctaggAAAAACTGTTTACTTTTTCCATATTTACTGTCTTCAAATTCTAATTCCTTGTACATAAATATTAATCCATCTTATTTGTGTAATGTTTTCAGACAAAGCTACAAACACTAAAAGTTCTCAGCTTTCATCAAGCATCAGAGAGAAGAATGAACTTTCTGTACAATCAAATGCTGAAAGTTCTGACAACTTATCATCCTTAACGCGAAAGAGCAAACAGGATAGTTCAGCTAAGAGCAAGCTTTCCAAAAATGTAGCAATTGATCTACAAACAAGTGGTAAAACTTCAAACAGCTTGCCAGAATCTTTGTCAAAAGACAAAGGtaacaatattaataaaataaattctttgaaaaatGGTACAATTGATATTCAATCAAGCAAAGAAAAGTCAGGTAGTTTGTCTGCACTGTCAAAAGTCAAGGAAAGTGATAACATTAGTTTCTCTTCTATCAAAGATGGAAAACCTGAAAGTATTTCCAGCAGTTTCAACAATATGGCTCTCAATGTAAGATCTGGAAATTCATCTGGAAATTCTGATAATACTAATGCTAAGGGAACTCGCTCACATGTTTCTTATAAGCCAGAAAAATGGATGCTCCCTCAACAAGCTGAAGATACATTGACTCAGCTGAATCTTGCAATTGTATGCAAATGGCCAATTCTTTTGTACGTTTCAGGAAAATATTTCTCGGAATCAATGACACTAAATTTTTTGGTTTGTTTATTGTAGGTTGGCCATGTTGATTCTGGAAAATCAACTCTATCTGGTAGGTTACTGCACCTATTGGGACGGATTTCCCAGAAAGAAATGCACAAATATGAAAAGGAGGCCAAGTTACAGGTAATTTCATTGTGGTcatcttttttgtgcttttaaaGCTTGATGTTTCTGAACTCATGCCAATTTatgctcctttttttttttgttaatcagGGCAAGGGATCCTTTGCTTATGCTTGGGCACTTGATGAAAGTTCTGAAGAAAGAGAAAGGGGGATAACTATGACAGTGGCTGTTGCTTATTTTGACACCAAGAGATATCATGTTGTTGTGCTCGACTCCCCTGGCCATAAAGATTTTGTCCCAAACATGATATCTGGGGCAACACAAGCTGATGCTGCAATTCTTGTTATAGATGCCTCACTTGGTTCATTTGAAGCTGGTATGGATGGCAGCAAAGGGCAAACAAGGGAGCATGCACAACTTATCAGAAGCTTTGGTGTTGATCGGGTTATAGTTGCTGTAAATAAGATGGATGCTGTTGTGTACTCCAAAGATCGATTTGATTTTATAAGGCAGCAGCTGGGAGTTTTTCTCCACTCTTGTGGTTTCAAAGATTCTTCGCTATCTTGGATTCCCATGAGTGCTATGGAAAATCAAAATTTGGTGGCATCCCCTTCTGATGCCCGTTTAAAAAActggtatatttttttattactctaGGTGTTATTTTGACTTTTCATGATGGACAATGAAGAGGGATATAGAAGgggtgttttttttgtttatgtaaaTTTCTGTTAGAAGCCATACTTTTCACTCTGTAAATTTGACATATCATCCATGGTGTCTGGGGCTCAAAAGTACCATTTGAAACAGCACTAGTAGGGGATGCTTCTACCTCCCAACTTCTTTGATACAGACATTTTCTCAACTTCTTTTctcttaaacaaaaaaaaaaaatgtatttagagAGGACATGGTGAGCTTACCTGTGCAATGTATGGTGATggcttttatattaaaaatggaCTCAGCCTAATTCAACCCCTAAAACTAACTGATGGAGGGAGGACTGCTCAACTCTTGTTAGAGGAGTATTCTGATCATAAACCCCCCAATTCCCAGGACTGAGTATTTAGAGCATAAGGTTTGCAGATACTTTTTTGTAAGAAAGATGGATACTATTTAAATTGGAAACCGTGCAATTGGATAGAATCCATACTGTTACAATGGTACTGCCCTAGTTAATATAAAAACACTGATAGTATGGCAGCATTcatgatattttataaatttatagtgGGTGTTTATATACTGGCAATCTATGTTTGCATTTAGTGTGATAACATTTTAGCAACAAGTcacttttattttggttttgattGTATGCAATTTGTACTGCTAAAAGAATGATGGTTGTGTTCATTGCGAACAGGTATGGTGGACCTTATCTATTAGATGCAATTGACTCTCTCCAACCTCCTACTAGAGAATTCTCAAAACCTCTACTAATGCCAGTATGTGATGTCATCAAATCAACTACACTTGGGCAGGTGTCTGCCTCTGGTAAACTAGAAGCAGGAGCTCTTCGGAGTGGATCAAAGGTATACCAATAGGGCAATGTTATGGCTGTTAATGAAAAATCAAATGGTAGATATAAATTTGGAATTCTCCAAATTAAGTGTTATTTACCGATATGAAACTAATTGTATTTCTCCAAATTAagtgttaaatattttattctgtGTTTTTACTGTATGAACATAGTAGAGAAACTGAAATGAAAATGTTGAAAAAGAACTCACATAATATAATTAAGGACCAAAAACTTatgagttttatttatatacactgttagtataatttttttatacatacttTCAATAAGATTTGACTATTTTATTACATCATACTATTTATTAATATGATGTGGGGATATGGTAGATTTTTATTGAATGTAtgtgtaaaaatatttcatgCTGACagtgtatataaattaaactcaacTTAGTAAgcgttattattattttataaatcaaaTGTTTACTTGATGAACTCATTTGAGGCAGCAAGGGATGTTATCTAGAATTTTTATTCAGGAAAATTGTCTAGCATGAAAATTGAGATAATAATGTCTCTCAAAGGGCACAAATTTTGATTTGCTAGCTTTTCTATACATGACATGACATGAAACTATTTGTCCATaactgtaaattttttaataaaaaaattgtaggtCTTGGTTATGCCTTCAGCTGTTGTGGGAACAGTACGTTCATTGGAGCGTGACTCTAATGCTTGTACTGTTGCAAGAGCTGGAGATAATGTAGCTGTAATGTTGCAAGGTGTCGATGGAAATCATGTGATGGCAGGAGATGTATTATGCCATCCTGACTTTCCTGTTGCAGTTGCTAAGCATTTGGAGTTGAAAGTGCTAGTGTTGGATGGTGCAAGTCCCATATTGGTGGGCACACAGGTGTGTACTATGGATGCGAAAGACATTCCTTGCACTTTATTTTCCAGTTTCTTTTTGTTGGAggaaaaaatgcattttatttttccatctCTGCAGTTAGAGTTTCACATACACCATGCGAAGGAACCTGGTAGAGTTTCAAGAATATTATCAGTACTTGATCCCAAGACGGGTAAGGTGACCAAAAAGTCACCCCGCTGTCTCACTGCAAAGCAAAGTGCAGTAATTGAGGTGAATAAACAATTCAAAACTCGTTGTTTCAATGATCTTCACTTTTCTGTTCATCTATGATGCCAGGGATTCACAAAACTTAGAAGGACTTTTATTGTGTCTGATTTTTAGGTGATTTTGAATGAGACAGTCTGTGTGGTAGAGTTCTCTAGTTGTAAAGCTCTTGGAAGGGTGTCCCTAAGATCAATGGGAAGAACGATTGCTGTTGGAGTTGTGACAAGAATAATTGAAGAACAAGGTTAATTTATTCTATTCATCAAACAAGATAAAATGATGATAACAAGGAGGGATTCTCAACTGCATGCCATGCATCTTTGTTTGCCATCCTAGTCTAGATTAAGTTGTGCTCCCAGACAACAGGCAGCTATACAAGTCTCGATGAGGTTTGTGGGTTAATATGTGAATTATCAATTATGTAAGAATGGTGAAgatttttttgtatgtttttcaCCATATATGTATCATAAGAGAGCGTTTCTTTTCAAAAGATCTAGACTTATGTACCAAAGCAACTAGTCGGACGAAGAGACGGAAAAGTATGCGTCGGATGCAATTGCTTTTATTCTTTAGATTGATCTACATCTGCATATCTATAATCAAATTTTGGGCTTGGAAATCATGGAAATTTCGTGGTATTTTCCTTGGGAAAGGCATTTCTTTTTCTACTACAGTCTCTTGGTTTAAGTAATGGGTGTGGGACAGTCTAGTTAAGTGAATCCCTAAATGAATTGgactaaatagttttttttcttttttctttgggaGGCTTGCACATGTAACCTTACTGGAGTCATTAATAGGTATGTTTGGAAGGAAAGAAAAgggttcattttttatttaagagctatataatagttataaaataaataaaagcttaAGTCAGTAAGTTTGTGTGGGGCGAAGAAAAATTAAGGGCCACTATAGTGAGGAAAGTGGCACACCATGTACTTAGGGCTGAAATGACACCTACTTTCAGTTTGCCTTTTCGAGCAATGGTGatgtttattttcccttttttttcctgTATCATTTTATCAAACTAGTTTTGGTTGTAATATGATTGGATATTAAATATAGACATATTTCTTAATGGGATTTGATTCTCTAATTATGTAggaagataagttttttttggaagagACAAAATTTTGATAATCTTTGTGTCACTGACGATTATGACTTTTGGATGTgtgaatacttttttttaaaaaaaaaaaacttatcgtTGATACGAAGATGCTGATTTAAAATCATATTGGTTGCTTGACTTAAGGAATAAATCACATGCTGGTCTGCACGTGTAACCTTGTTTTTCGAGTTACTTTGCCAGGTTCTCAATCCATCTATAGATATTAGTTACCTCCTTTATACCTCGAAGTCTAAATTTGCTCTTGAAGAAATGACAGCCCATATTAAGGCCGAAACAAAGCCAGTTAAGCATATATCTATTGTGCAATTGCACCCTTCATTCCATTGATTATGGTATGAAATGAGATATCCTCAAATCAGGCAAAAATTTTGGACATTCTCTGGTCAGTTCTGTACAATCCAAGATATATACAGTTACTATACACGCATATCACTAATCATTTTGTAACAAATACTCAAAGTTATTGTCCCCTTTAATTAAAATTCGTTAAATAAGAGGACATGAATTGAACTGAGTATATGTGCAGATTCCATTCTCTACAATGTTTCGCCTTTTTTCATTCCCTCACTCGTTTTTTTTCTAAGACCTATTATGAGCTTTGCCTtagaaagaatagaaaagaaaaacgtCTCTATatgaataaagataaagaaGTAATTTCagtcatgaaaatattttacaattaataTCCTAACAAGTCTGTAATTTTATTATCAACTATTgatattacttattttatcGTATAAAATGAGTTGCTGATTTTAAAAATGTCATATccattaaaactaataaaataagtaatgacTTCAACAAGGACAACTCTTTGTAGCATCCCTAGTTCATACCACCATATGTGACCTTCCCGGGAAGCCACTTAATTATTAGCTCAAATCATATATATGCCAGCTTATTTCCTTCTATTGCTTTCATCAGTGCATGAAACGTCCTAGTGCACCAAAAGATCATCATGGTCTCTCCATCACTTATATAAACTCCATATAAAGAGACTATCTTCTTACACTTTAAACCACAAAATTTTATAGCAAATATGGCAAAATATGAAACCTATCTGAGAGTCTCAGCTCTATTGCTGGCCTCTCTCTTGATGTGTCTCTTTGGAGTCACTGCTGAGGGCAATTTCTATGAAGATATTGACATCACTTGGGGTGAACATGGTGGTGTAAATATACTAGGAAGCAACTCTCTCGTGCTTTCTCTTGACCAGTCCTCTGGCTCTGGCTTTCGATCCAAGGCAGAATATCTATATGGAAGAATAGACATGCAGATTAAGCTTGTCTCTGGTAACTCAGCTGGCACAGTCACTGCATATTATGTGAGAAATCCTCTGATTCTGTTCTCATgctaaatttaaatgtttttacatTTAATGCCGTTAATACATTTCATGTGAGAAATTCTCGTGTGCCCTAAACCAACcaacattaaataattatacaaaTCTCGCGCCACAAAaatattctatattttaaaaagtgatCATACACCAATTGTTAATTGGCTTAGGCAGAAGAATCCACTGTATTGTATGTAACTTTTAGTTTAATAGGTATGCCCTGTTAGTTTAGAAGTCTTTACATTGTTAATCAgtttttttatgacttttaatgtaataattataaaagtcaacaagTTTATATCATGACACATGACGGTTTAATTTTAAGTCGggtaacaatataaaaaatctttagaTTATCTGTGTATGTATTATTATTCATAACTTTTATGATGCTTTTGACTGAACTTATGTGTCATGGTGAAGTTATCTTCTGAAGGGCCAAATCATGATGAGATAGATTTTGAGTTCTTGGGAAACCTCAGTGGAGAGCCCTACATAGTCCACACCAATATCTACACCCAAGGCATAGGGAATAGAGAACAACAATTCTATCTTTGGTTTGACCCCACAAAACATTTCCACACTTACACTATTGTATGGAACCCTCAACGCATCATGTAAGGAACACAAAGCTTTCATTGTCCATTaatcctataatttaatttctctcaaattttactatggatatattttttctctatgaaattatatttggtaaaaaaatgaaaattttcatggAACCATCTATGTTCCATATATATTGTATAACTAGACCATTGATCCTCTATGTTTCAacattttggctagtttcatgGTAGATAGTATCCCTATTAGAGTCTTCAACAACTATGAAGCCAGGGGAGTTCCATTTGCTAGCAGCCAGCCCATGAGGCTATACTCCAGTCTATGGTGTGCAGATCAATGGGCAACAAAAGGAGGGCTTGTGAAAACCAATTGGTCTTTTGCTCCTTTTAAAGCTTACTATAGGAACTTTGATGCTAAAGCTTGTGTGTGGTCCAAAGGATCATCTTCCTGTCCTTCAAACTCAGCTTCCATGACTCATTATAATAATACTTGGCAAGCTCAAGATTTGGATGCTTATGGTAGAAGAAGTCTGAGATGGGTGCAAAAATATTACATGATTTATAGCTACTGCAAAGATTACAAGCGATTTCCTCAGGGTCGACCTCGTGAATGCAGGCTTTCTAGATTCTCTTAGTGTGGgataagtaaatttaaaattaatttgatgattttttcATTTGTGTGTATTTAAAATTCCACTCGAATACGGTTGAATTTGAGTAAGttcaatttgattttacttTTGCTTGCTTGAACTGATAATTCTATCTctgtttatttacttatttttcctACTCTTTCTaaacaatgtaaaattattaaaacgAAGTGAACTCTTCATTTTAAAGGTGTTCCAAACATACAATTTGATTTACAAAGTTCAATCCTATATTTACAATGAAAAATGCTAACAAATACTCTTATGAcacaaattaaagaataaaaaataataaaaaattattattagagtGCACGCT belongs to Glycine soja cultivar W05 chromosome 5, ASM419377v2, whole genome shotgun sequence and includes:
- the LOC114412980 gene encoding elongation factor 1-alpha-like isoform X2; this encodes MPRKVNYGLDYDDDFYDDDYDDYAYDDADAEDYEGHDTKQETIKPGLWQCSICTYDNDESMTFCDICGVVRRSLVNTGTSNSNKTVEDISKSPGASKLARSLFQSLQQQIPKEIVLFPKPDDGFLTDDSNFYKLENVRGEFHEIHKAFSTQSHPHLNIDPFKFDVPSPDDVVYTGLRSSKTGLKDKATNTKSSQLSSSIREKNELSVQSNAESSDNLSSLTRKSKQDSSAKSKLSKNVAIDLQTSGKTSNSLPESLSKDKGNNINKINSLKNGTIDIQSSKEKSGSLSALSKVKESDNISFSSIKDGKPESISSSFNNMALNVRSGNSSGNSDNTNAKGTRSHVSYKPEKWMLPQQAEDTLTQLNLAIVGHVDSGKSTLSGRLLHLLGRISQKEMHKYEKEAKLQGKGSFAYAWALDESSEERERGITMTVAVAYFDTKRYHVVVLDSPGHKDFVPNMISGATQADAAILVIDASLGSFEAGMDGSKGQTREHAQLIRSFGVDRVIVAVNKMDAVVYSKDRFDFIRQQLGVFLHSCGFKDSSLSWIPMSAMENQNLVASPSDARLKNWYGGPYLLDAIDSLQPPTREFSKPLLMPVCDVIKSTTLGQVSASGKLEAGALRSGSKVLVMPSAVVGTVRSLERDSNACTVARAGDNVAVMLQGVDGNHVMAGDVLCHPDFPVAVAKHLELKVLVLDGASPILVGTQLEFHIHHAKEPGRVSRILSVLDPKTGKVTKKSPRCLTAKQSAVIEVILNETVCVVEFSSCKALGRVSLRSMGRTIAVGVVTRIIEEQG
- the LOC114412980 gene encoding elongation factor 1-alpha-like isoform X1 — translated: MPRKVNYGLDYDDDFYDDDYDDYAYDDADAEDYAEGHDTKQETIKPGLWQCSICTYDNDESMTFCDICGVVRRSLVNTGTSNSNKTVEDISKSPGASKLARSLFQSLQQQIPKEIVLFPKPDDGFLTDDSNFYKLENVRGEFHEIHKAFSTQSHPHLNIDPFKFDVPSPDDVVYTGLRSSKTGLKDKATNTKSSQLSSSIREKNELSVQSNAESSDNLSSLTRKSKQDSSAKSKLSKNVAIDLQTSGKTSNSLPESLSKDKGNNINKINSLKNGTIDIQSSKEKSGSLSALSKVKESDNISFSSIKDGKPESISSSFNNMALNVRSGNSSGNSDNTNAKGTRSHVSYKPEKWMLPQQAEDTLTQLNLAIVGHVDSGKSTLSGRLLHLLGRISQKEMHKYEKEAKLQGKGSFAYAWALDESSEERERGITMTVAVAYFDTKRYHVVVLDSPGHKDFVPNMISGATQADAAILVIDASLGSFEAGMDGSKGQTREHAQLIRSFGVDRVIVAVNKMDAVVYSKDRFDFIRQQLGVFLHSCGFKDSSLSWIPMSAMENQNLVASPSDARLKNWYGGPYLLDAIDSLQPPTREFSKPLLMPVCDVIKSTTLGQVSASGKLEAGALRSGSKVLVMPSAVVGTVRSLERDSNACTVARAGDNVAVMLQGVDGNHVMAGDVLCHPDFPVAVAKHLELKVLVLDGASPILVGTQLEFHIHHAKEPGRVSRILSVLDPKTGKVTKKSPRCLTAKQSAVIEVILNETVCVVEFSSCKALGRVSLRSMGRTIAVGVVTRIIEEQG
- the LOC114412980 gene encoding elongation factor 1-alpha-like isoform X3, with the protein product MPRKVNYGLDYDDDFYDDDYDDYAYDDADAEDYAEGHDTKQETIKPGLWQCSICTYDNDESMTFCDICGVVRRSLVNTGTSNSNKTDPFKFDVPSPDDVVYTGLRSSKTGLKDKATNTKSSQLSSSIREKNELSVQSNAESSDNLSSLTRKSKQDSSAKSKLSKNVAIDLQTSGKTSNSLPESLSKDKGNNINKINSLKNGTIDIQSSKEKSGSLSALSKVKESDNISFSSIKDGKPESISSSFNNMALNVRSGNSSGNSDNTNAKGTRSHVSYKPEKWMLPQQAEDTLTQLNLAIVGHVDSGKSTLSGRLLHLLGRISQKEMHKYEKEAKLQGKGSFAYAWALDESSEERERGITMTVAVAYFDTKRYHVVVLDSPGHKDFVPNMISGATQADAAILVIDASLGSFEAGMDGSKGQTREHAQLIRSFGVDRVIVAVNKMDAVVYSKDRFDFIRQQLGVFLHSCGFKDSSLSWIPMSAMENQNLVASPSDARLKNWYGGPYLLDAIDSLQPPTREFSKPLLMPVCDVIKSTTLGQVSASGKLEAGALRSGSKVLVMPSAVVGTVRSLERDSNACTVARAGDNVAVMLQGVDGNHVMAGDVLCHPDFPVAVAKHLELKVLVLDGASPILVGTQLEFHIHHAKEPGRVSRILSVLDPKTGKVTKKSPRCLTAKQSAVIEVILNETVCVVEFSSCKALGRVSLRSMGRTIAVGVVTRIIEEQG
- the LOC114412981 gene encoding probable xyloglucan endotransglucosylase/hydrolase protein 16, whose amino-acid sequence is MAKYETYLRVSALLLASLLMCLFGVTAEGNFYEDIDITWGEHGGVNILGSNSLVLSLDQSSGSGFRSKAEYLYGRIDMQIKLVSGNSAGTVTAYYLSSEGPNHDEIDFEFLGNLSGEPYIVHTNIYTQGIGNREQQFYLWFDPTKHFHTYTIVWNPQRIIFMVDSIPIRVFNNYEARGVPFASSQPMRLYSSLWCADQWATKGGLVKTNWSFAPFKAYYRNFDAKACVWSKGSSSCPSNSASMTHYNNTWQAQDLDAYGRRSLRWVQKYYMIYSYCKDYKRFPQGRPRECRLSRFS